One window of Oscillibacter hominis genomic DNA carries:
- a CDS encoding ABC transporter ATP-binding protein codes for MLSVEHVTKRYGDFTALEDISLTFSPGVYGLLAPNGAGKTTLIKMLTTLLFPTQGQILWDGEDILSMGGDYRGLLGYLPQEFGYYPNYTPRQFLRYAAALQCIPRQEADRRIASLLEMVGLSDSMDTKLKKFSGGMLQRVGIAVAMLNDPKLLILDEPTAGLDPRERVRFRNLIHGFSKDRIVILSTHIVSDIETIASQIVLLRNHRLFCCESPAAICGRFLGKVFEVPAGTDLTAGQHLLSEAQGDGGTVLRILSDAPPQNAAPVTPGLEDAFLAIYREEGQL; via the coding sequence ATGCTTTCAGTTGAACATGTGACCAAGCGTTACGGCGATTTTACCGCCCTTGAGGACATCTCCCTGACCTTCTCCCCAGGGGTCTACGGGTTGCTGGCTCCCAACGGGGCGGGCAAAACCACCCTCATCAAGATGCTCACCACCCTGCTTTTCCCCACCCAGGGCCAGATCCTGTGGGACGGGGAGGATATCCTGAGCATGGGGGGAGACTACCGGGGCCTTTTGGGCTACCTCCCCCAGGAGTTCGGCTATTATCCCAACTATACGCCCAGGCAGTTTCTGCGCTATGCCGCCGCGCTGCAGTGTATCCCCCGCCAGGAGGCGGACCGGCGCATCGCCTCCCTCCTGGAGATGGTGGGGCTTTCCGACTCAATGGACACGAAGCTGAAAAAGTTTTCGGGTGGAATGTTACAGCGGGTGGGCATCGCCGTGGCCATGCTGAACGACCCAAAGCTTCTGATTTTGGACGAGCCCACCGCCGGGCTGGACCCGCGGGAGCGGGTGCGGTTCCGCAACCTCATCCATGGCTTTTCCAAGGACCGCATTGTCATCCTCTCCACCCACATCGTCTCCGACATTGAGACCATCGCCAGCCAGATCGTCCTGCTCCGGAATCACCGCCTTTTCTGCTGCGAAAGCCCCGCCGCCATCTGCGGCCGGTTCCTGGGCAAGGTCTTTGAGGTGCCGGCAGGCACGGACCTCACCGCCGGGCAGCACCTTCTCAGCGAGGCCCAGGGGGACGGCGGCACGGTGCTTCGGATCCTGAGCGATGCGCCGCCTCAAAACGCCGCACCGGTGACACCGGGGCTGGAAGACGCATTCCTTGCCATCTACCGGGAGGAGGGGCAGCTTTGA
- a CDS encoding glycerophosphodiester phosphodiesterase family protein — MKERIQTVWEMAFYNWSVLLCFEMLYRGAGFLLLFPLLRAILGSLPGLAGEAFLSQENLSRLFERPQALFALLGVAFLAGLFIFFELAALFLYCDRGWRREKLTVWGLWKETVLRTASLLHPRRVMALGVLPAMMLSVFAMESGYLRKVRIPEFLSEYIAGEPLLLCLFLLFILGTHLAAFFYLFGFPVLLLEGGSFPDSWRESLRLLRGRAWRSAGRVAGYALLSLTALWGAAAAAVSILALWLRFFMGTEAGREEFRAWLLSLGKAWPIAAGALFSTLLSAVVVMLFHQYRGDARPQWAALRPSGFVAARRTAAALGTLAALLLFSESEMGGRAWYTEGETAWVVAHRAGAAFGPENTSAALAGAIASGADMAEIDVRQLKDGTLVVVHDANFRRTAGVDLAVKDADYQRVEQLDAGSSFSTRFAGEPVPTLEELLQTAKGRIRLMIELKADGREDGLVEETLRLVEKWDMEDQCAIASTSLRHLKEVKKLCPNMATVYISAVLLSRAYDLEYVDAYSVETTALTRELVLQARYQGKQVFAWTANTERTIRKIIECGADGIVTDNPELARYCLNSMEETLLPDALCDLFFPVKSA; from the coding sequence ATGAAAGAGCGCATTCAGACCGTATGGGAGATGGCGTTTTACAATTGGAGTGTGCTTTTGTGCTTTGAGATGCTGTATCGGGGAGCTGGGTTTCTCCTCCTCTTTCCTCTGCTCCGGGCCATCCTTGGCAGCCTGCCTGGCCTGGCGGGCGAGGCTTTTTTGAGCCAGGAGAACTTATCGCGGCTCTTTGAGCGCCCCCAGGCCCTGTTTGCACTCCTGGGCGTGGCATTTCTGGCCGGGCTTTTCATTTTCTTTGAGCTTGCCGCCCTGTTCCTCTACTGCGACAGGGGGTGGCGCAGGGAGAAACTCACGGTCTGGGGACTTTGGAAAGAGACGGTTCTCCGGACTGCGTCCCTGCTGCACCCGAGGCGGGTGATGGCGCTGGGGGTGCTCCCGGCCATGATGCTATCGGTTTTTGCGATGGAGAGCGGGTACCTGCGCAAGGTGCGCATCCCGGAGTTCCTCTCCGAATACATCGCCGGAGAGCCGCTGCTGCTGTGCCTTTTTCTGCTGTTTATCCTGGGGACTCACCTTGCGGCCTTTTTTTACCTCTTTGGGTTTCCGGTGCTTCTGCTGGAGGGGGGATCATTTCCGGACTCCTGGCGGGAGAGCCTGCGCCTTCTGCGGGGCAGGGCATGGCGGAGCGCGGGGCGGGTAGCTGGGTATGCCCTGCTCTCCCTTACGGCGCTGTGGGGAGCCGCGGCCGCCGCTGTTTCCATCTTGGCCCTTTGGCTGCGGTTTTTCATGGGAACGGAGGCGGGAAGAGAGGAGTTCCGGGCGTGGCTCCTCTCCTTGGGAAAAGCCTGGCCCATTGCAGCAGGAGCGCTGTTCTCCACGCTTTTGTCAGCAGTGGTTGTGATGCTGTTCCACCAGTACCGGGGCGATGCCCGGCCCCAGTGGGCGGCGCTGCGTCCCAGCGGATTCGTGGCGGCCCGGCGGACGGCCGCCGCCCTTGGCACGCTGGCAGCTCTTCTTTTGTTCAGCGAGTCGGAGATGGGAGGCCGCGCCTGGTACACGGAAGGTGAGACAGCCTGGGTGGTGGCCCACCGGGCCGGGGCCGCGTTCGGGCCGGAAAACACGTCCGCGGCGCTGGCGGGCGCCATTGCATCCGGTGCGGATATGGCGGAAATCGACGTGCGGCAGCTGAAGGACGGAACCTTGGTTGTGGTTCACGACGCAAACTTCCGGCGCACTGCGGGTGTGGACCTGGCGGTCAAGGACGCGGATTACCAGCGGGTGGAGCAGTTGGACGCGGGCTCCTCCTTCTCCACGCGCTTTGCGGGGGAGCCGGTGCCCACGCTGGAGGAGCTGCTTCAGACGGCAAAGGGCCGCATCCGGCTGATGATTGAGCTCAAGGCCGATGGCCGGGAGGATGGATTGGTGGAAGAGACGCTGCGCCTGGTGGAGAAGTGGGATATGGAGGACCAGTGCGCCATTGCCTCCACCAGCCTGCGCCACCTCAAAGAGGTGAAGAAGCTCTGCCCCAATATGGCCACCGTGTATATCTCCGCAGTGCTCCTCTCCCGGGCCTATGACTTGGAGTACGTGGATGCCTACAGCGTGGAGACCACCGCCCTGACCCGGGAACTGGTGCTCCAGGCCCGCTATCAGGGCAAGCAGGTGTTTGCCTGGACCGCCAACACGGAGCGGACCATTCGAAAGATCATCGAATGCGGGGCGGACGGCATTGTCACGGACAATCCGGAGCTGGCACGGTACTGCCTGAACTCCATGGAAGAGACCCTGCTTCCGGATGCTCTTTGCGACCTCTTCTTTCCTGTAAAAAGCGCCTGA
- a CDS encoding flavodoxin family protein has translation MKAIILYVSTHHGNTKRLAECMADSIGADLVDLTKEDAPDTSGYDVIGLTSGIYHQSFHDALKAYVNDTDFAPHQRVFLADTCGTSYRDYTRGMRKLLMEKGVCWAGSFQCPGYDTFGVFGKIGGISKGRPSEKDLQRARDFVRRITRE, from the coding sequence ATGAAAGCAATCATACTGTACGTGTCCACGCATCACGGCAACACGAAACGCCTTGCGGAGTGCATGGCGGATTCCATCGGCGCTGACCTTGTCGATCTCACAAAGGAGGATGCCCCCGACACCTCCGGCTACGATGTCATCGGCCTGACGTCCGGCATATACCACCAATCGTTCCATGACGCCCTGAAGGCGTATGTGAATGACACCGACTTTGCGCCCCACCAAAGGGTCTTTCTTGCGGACACCTGCGGCACCTCCTACCGTGACTACACCAGGGGCATGCGAAAGCTGCTGATGGAAAAGGGCGTATGCTGGGCGGGCAGCTTCCAGTGTCCGGGCTATGATACCTTTGGGGTATTTGGGAAAATTGGGGGAATTTCCAAGGGCCGTCCCAGCGAAAAGGACCTTCAGCGGGCCCGGGACTTCGTCCGGCGCATCACCCGGGAATAG
- a CDS encoding nitrilase-related carbon-nitrogen hydrolase, which yields MEKNQSPARVACVQMDVVQGQVEQNLATARRMVEEACAQGATLMVLPELFNTGCVFDNRAQVFAVAEPVPGGQSTALLLELAKAHGVYIVASLVEQDGPDLFNTAVLAGPEGLVGKFRKLHPCEDEVYWIEPGNLGLPVFHTPIGRIGLLICLDAYYPETFRILAMQGADVICVPFNAGDVKESRHLPDPYYTMASTLCMANALSNHVLVVGTDRVGRTGSVKFAGQSVIADQWGAPIAGPAGNEREEILYADVDLCDSRRKYFHPTNSRLANRRTDVYSADLGYCPEKYRKQ from the coding sequence ATGGAAAAAAATCAGTCCCCGGCGCGGGTGGCCTGTGTCCAGATGGATGTTGTGCAAGGTCAGGTGGAGCAGAATCTTGCCACGGCGCGCAGGATGGTCGAGGAGGCCTGCGCCCAGGGCGCCACGCTGATGGTGCTGCCTGAGCTGTTCAACACAGGCTGTGTCTTTGACAACCGGGCCCAGGTGTTTGCCGTGGCGGAACCGGTGCCCGGAGGGCAGAGTACAGCCCTCCTTCTGGAGCTGGCCAAGGCCCATGGCGTATACATTGTCGCCTCCCTTGTGGAGCAGGATGGGCCGGACCTTTTCAATACGGCCGTGCTGGCCGGGCCGGAAGGACTGGTGGGCAAATTCCGCAAGCTGCATCCCTGCGAGGATGAGGTCTACTGGATCGAGCCCGGAAACCTGGGCCTGCCGGTATTCCACACCCCCATCGGGCGGATCGGCCTTTTGATCTGCCTGGACGCGTATTACCCTGAGACCTTCCGAATCCTGGCCATGCAGGGGGCGGATGTCATCTGCGTCCCCTTCAACGCAGGCGATGTGAAGGAGTCCAGGCATCTGCCGGATCCCTATTACACCATGGCCTCCACATTGTGCATGGCAAACGCCCTGTCCAACCACGTCCTGGTGGTGGGGACGGACCGGGTGGGCAGGACCGGCTCGGTGAAGTTTGCCGGCCAGAGCGTCATTGCCGACCAGTGGGGTGCGCCCATTGCAGGCCCGGCCGGCAATGAACGGGAGGAGATTCTCTACGCCGACGTGGACCTGTGTGACAGCCGCCGCAAGTATTTCCACCCCACCAACAGCCGCCTGGCCAACCGGCGCACCGATGTCTACAGCGCCGACCTTGGGTATTGTCCGGAGAAGTACCGGAAGCAGTAA